The following are encoded in a window of Halosolutus halophilus genomic DNA:
- a CDS encoding ferredoxin family protein, whose protein sequence is MSAQPQTPDVTNDSMEDRLYTVKYDDPGESHLDVKVPDICAECETNDCVKVCPANVWREGEDGVPHIAYENCLECSSCRFACQYDNVVWEYPETGGGVTFKHG, encoded by the coding sequence ATGAGCGCACAACCCCAGACGCCCGACGTGACCAACGACTCGATGGAGGATCGCCTCTACACCGTCAAGTACGACGACCCCGGTGAATCACACCTCGACGTGAAGGTGCCGGACATCTGTGCCGAGTGCGAGACGAACGACTGCGTGAAAGTCTGTCCGGCGAACGTCTGGCGCGAGGGCGAAGACGGCGTCCCCCACATCGCCTACGAGAACTGCCTCGAGTGTTCGAGCTGTCGGTTCGCCTGCCAGTACGACAACGTCGTCTGGGAGTACCCCGAGACCGGCGGCGGCGTGACGTTCAAACACGGGTGA
- a CDS encoding pyridoxal phosphate-dependent aminotransferase — translation MTEFAARVEQVSISGIREVFEAASEDAINLGLGQPDFPTPEHARREAIDAIEDGLTDAYTSNKGTRSLREAIAAKYDRDYDIGIDPGDVIATAGGSEALHLVLEAHVDPDEEVIFPDPGFVSYDALTRIADGTPKPVPLRDDLTLDPATVEEAITDETAAFVVNSPANPTGAVQSEADMREFARIADEHDVLCLSDEVYEHIVFEGDHRSPFEFAETDNVVVVSACSKTYSMTGWRLGWVVASNRRIERMLRVHQYAQACASAPAQYAAEGALTGPQEPVREMVDAFERRRDVVLDGLEDAGLDVPKPEGAFYVMPKVPEGWCEEVLDRDVIVVPGDAFGANGEGYARLSYATSTEELKEALEIIDDATRAVR, via the coding sequence ATGACGGAATTTGCAGCCCGGGTCGAACAGGTGTCGATCAGCGGCATCCGTGAAGTCTTCGAAGCCGCGAGCGAGGACGCGATCAACCTCGGTCTCGGCCAGCCGGACTTTCCCACTCCCGAGCACGCCCGCCGCGAGGCGATCGACGCGATCGAGGACGGACTGACCGACGCCTACACCTCGAACAAGGGGACTCGGTCGCTCCGGGAAGCGATCGCGGCGAAGTACGACCGCGACTACGACATCGGGATCGATCCCGGGGACGTCATCGCCACCGCCGGCGGAAGCGAGGCGCTGCACCTCGTCCTCGAGGCCCACGTCGACCCGGACGAGGAAGTGATCTTCCCCGACCCGGGCTTCGTCTCCTACGATGCCCTGACCCGGATCGCCGACGGGACGCCGAAACCGGTCCCGCTTCGCGACGATCTCACCCTCGATCCGGCGACCGTCGAGGAGGCTATCACAGACGAGACCGCAGCGTTCGTCGTCAACAGCCCCGCGAACCCGACCGGGGCCGTCCAGAGCGAGGCCGACATGCGGGAGTTCGCTCGCATCGCCGACGAACACGACGTGCTCTGTCTCTCCGACGAGGTGTACGAGCACATCGTCTTCGAGGGCGACCACCGATCGCCGTTCGAGTTCGCCGAGACGGACAACGTCGTCGTCGTCAGCGCGTGCTCGAAGACCTACTCGATGACCGGCTGGCGACTCGGCTGGGTGGTCGCGTCGAATCGTCGGATCGAACGGATGCTCCGGGTCCACCAGTACGCCCAGGCCTGTGCCTCCGCACCCGCCCAGTACGCCGCCGAGGGGGCGCTAACGGGCCCACAGGAACCGGTACGGGAGATGGTCGACGCCTTCGAACGACGACGCGACGTCGTCCTCGACGGACTCGAGGACGCCGGACTCGACGTCCCGAAACCGGAGGGCGCGTTCTACGTCATGCCGAAGGTCCCCGAGGGCTGGTGTGAGGAAGTGCTCGATCGGGACGTCATCGTCGTCCCCGGTGACGCCTTCGGCGCGAACGGCGAGGGGTACGCCCGCCTCTCGTACGCGACGAGCACGGAGGAGTTGAAAGAGGCCCTCGAAATCATCGACGACGCGACGCGGGCGGTTCGGTAG
- a CDS encoding FAD-dependent oxidoreductase, with translation MSPELETDTPDEPNYDDEFDAIVVGAGLAGSAAALTMANRGLEVLLVERGTSPGAKNVFGGVLYTPTIRELTDFEDAPLERYVAERRFSMLSDEDETAVSLRPGEWHREPHNDSYTVLRGEFDEWFAEQAVANGATLVTETTVTGLVRERDRIVGVETDRPDGTIRAPYVVLAEGGNSLVSEGANLKETESRENVAVAAKEVLEFPERDGVIEDRFRLVDDAGVSYHYFGEGAVGDAFGGGFVYTNEDTVSVGVAYRIEDAVAADQSPEETLNAFKTHPAVAPLLRNARTVEYSAKTIPEGGAESIPELVHDGAVIVGDAAGLVLNNGVHLEGTNMAVESGYHAGTAIARAAERDRTGADALRAYPDALEQSFVVQNLERYAWMMDAVEEDRDLLFEDLPRAFADAGTEYFRMDRNPKEVHAENAKHAVLDALGGWTGAAKLAFRYRKMVT, from the coding sequence ATGAGCCCGGAGCTAGAAACTGACACGCCGGACGAACCGAACTACGACGACGAGTTCGACGCGATCGTCGTCGGGGCCGGGCTGGCGGGCAGCGCCGCGGCCCTGACGATGGCGAACCGCGGCCTCGAGGTACTGCTCGTCGAACGCGGCACCTCGCCGGGAGCGAAGAACGTCTTCGGCGGCGTCCTGTACACCCCGACGATCCGCGAACTGACCGACTTCGAGGACGCCCCGCTCGAGCGGTACGTCGCGGAGCGGCGGTTCAGCATGTTGAGCGACGAGGACGAGACCGCCGTCTCTCTGCGACCCGGCGAGTGGCACCGGGAACCCCACAACGACTCCTACACTGTGTTGCGCGGGGAGTTCGACGAGTGGTTCGCCGAGCAGGCGGTCGCGAACGGGGCGACGCTGGTGACCGAAACCACCGTCACCGGCCTCGTCCGGGAACGGGACCGCATCGTCGGCGTCGAGACCGATCGGCCCGACGGGACGATCAGGGCACCGTACGTCGTCCTCGCGGAGGGGGGTAACTCGCTGGTCAGCGAGGGGGCGAACCTCAAGGAGACCGAGAGCCGGGAGAACGTCGCCGTCGCGGCGAAAGAGGTCCTCGAATTCCCCGAGCGCGACGGGGTCATCGAGGATCGATTCCGGCTGGTCGACGACGCCGGCGTCTCCTACCACTACTTCGGAGAGGGGGCGGTCGGCGACGCCTTCGGCGGCGGGTTCGTCTACACCAACGAAGACACGGTCAGCGTCGGCGTCGCCTACCGGATCGAGGACGCCGTCGCGGCCGACCAGTCGCCCGAGGAGACGCTGAACGCGTTCAAGACCCACCCTGCCGTCGCACCCCTGCTCCGGAACGCCCGAACCGTCGAGTACAGCGCGAAGACCATCCCCGAAGGTGGCGCGGAGAGCATCCCCGAACTCGTCCACGACGGCGCGGTGATCGTCGGCGACGCCGCCGGACTGGTGCTCAACAACGGCGTCCACCTCGAGGGGACGAACATGGCCGTCGAGAGCGGCTACCACGCCGGCACCGCGATCGCACGGGCAGCCGAACGAGACCGCACGGGTGCCGACGCCCTGCGGGCCTACCCCGACGCGCTCGAACAGTCGTTCGTGGTACAGAACCTGGAGCGGTACGCGTGGATGATGGACGCGGTCGAGGAGGACCGCGACCTGCTGTTCGAGGACCTGCCGCGCGCGTTCGCCGACGCGGGCACGGAGTACTTCCGGATGGATCGCAACCCGAAGGAGGTCCACGCCGAGAACGCGAAGCACGCCGTGCTCGACGCGCTCGGCGGCTGGACCGGGGCCGCGAAACTGGCGTTTCGATACCGAAAGATGGTGACCTGA
- a CDS encoding helix-turn-helix domain-containing protein, translated as MTVTPAQRSAGGPETPPLRATLEVEPASDGDCPVVSEAPNAAAVTRSVTGDGSCHSEVTVVDGGDCERSYVSSATTSYCVCDTISEFDCVFDVEEVTNGSLVISLVVEDRSLLGRIVSALRKSGATVRLQRLAHRPNDGDATLEIDATDITAKQREAVELAVELGYYDRPRSATLTDLADHLGVSKSAVSQRLTAVELTLVESFVTT; from the coding sequence ATGACTGTCACGCCCGCGCAGCGATCGGCAGGGGGTCCAGAAACGCCGCCGCTTCGGGCGACGCTCGAGGTCGAACCCGCTTCGGACGGGGACTGTCCCGTCGTCTCGGAAGCACCGAACGCGGCGGCGGTCACCCGAAGCGTCACCGGTGACGGTAGCTGTCACAGCGAGGTCACGGTCGTCGACGGCGGCGACTGCGAGCGATCCTACGTGTCGTCGGCGACGACGAGCTACTGCGTCTGTGATACGATCAGCGAGTTCGACTGCGTGTTCGACGTCGAGGAAGTCACGAACGGCTCGCTCGTGATCTCACTGGTCGTCGAGGATCGGTCGTTGCTCGGCCGGATCGTCTCCGCACTCCGGAAATCCGGTGCGACGGTCCGACTCCAGCGACTCGCACACCGGCCGAACGACGGGGACGCCACGCTCGAGATAGACGCGACGGATATCACGGCCAAACAACGCGAAGCGGTCGAACTGGCGGTCGAACTCGGCTACTACGATCGGCCGCGGAGCGCGACGCTCACCGACCTGGCCGACCATCTCGGGGTCTCGAAATCGGCCGTCTCCCAGCGACTCACCGCCGTGGAACTGACGCTGGTCGAGTCCTTCGTGACGACCTGA
- a CDS encoding alpha/beta fold hydrolase yields the protein MPVSQCNGAGLYYEEYGEGRPIVFLHGVWAGLRFFESQLTGLSNDYRTIAVDFRGHGRSEKTHGGHTLSQYARDIRAFLERRELDDVVLAGWSMGALVSWEYVDQFGSDRVGALVNIDMEPAPFRWEDSEHGTYDAERLKEITTSIQTDHVSFIERIAEPVLKEPPSAEQRTLIFEELSRCPPPIKSTIITDTTICDYRDVLPEIDVPTLVCAGADEKWRSVPAVEYAADLVPNARFELFEESGHCLTIEEPDRFNRVLSDFVDSLR from the coding sequence ATGCCTGTCAGCCAGTGTAACGGTGCGGGCCTCTATTACGAAGAGTACGGCGAGGGCCGTCCGATCGTCTTTCTCCACGGGGTGTGGGCGGGGCTCAGGTTCTTCGAGTCGCAGTTGACCGGGCTATCGAACGACTACCGGACGATTGCCGTCGACTTCAGAGGACACGGTCGGTCCGAAAAAACGCATGGTGGACATACCCTCTCACAGTACGCCCGAGATATCCGTGCTTTCCTCGAACGACGAGAACTCGACGACGTCGTTCTGGCCGGATGGTCGATGGGTGCGCTCGTTTCGTGGGAGTACGTCGATCAGTTCGGTTCCGATCGGGTCGGGGCGCTGGTCAATATCGACATGGAGCCAGCACCGTTCCGCTGGGAAGATAGCGAACACGGCACCTACGATGCCGAGCGCCTCAAAGAGATCACGACCAGCATCCAGACGGACCACGTAAGCTTTATCGAACGAATCGCAGAGCCCGTTCTCAAAGAGCCACCGTCCGCGGAGCAACGAACGCTGATATTTGAAGAGCTATCCCGCTGTCCGCCGCCGATCAAGAGCACGATCATCACGGATACGACGATTTGCGACTACCGGGACGTGCTTCCCGAGATCGACGTCCCGACGTTAGTATGCGCCGGTGCCGACGAGAAGTGGCGGAGCGTTCCAGCCGTCGAATATGCGGCAGACCTCGTTCCGAACGCCAGATTCGAACTGTTCGAGGAGAGCGGACACTGTCTCACGATCGAGGAACCCGACCGGTTCAATCGGGTGCTGAGCGATTTCGTCGACTCGCTTCGATGA
- a CDS encoding helix-turn-helix transcriptional regulator yields the protein MDGILEEIEFLALSGNRIDVLNAVSATPRTRRELAEITDASQPTLGRVLRDFDDRNWISRTGDEYEATATGRLVADGITDLYDILETELKLRDIAAWLPEEAMTFDLRRLRDATIVVPSQTRPSAPVRRVTDLVSHADRVRVVSHAFNERTLEGVRERTVEEGGTFEGVFSASAIEPVAEDAVLRRRLRDLTTAANADVRIHDGDVPLAVTVADGVVNMLVRDDDGMLQASLETDDETVRDWALELHEGYWGDARPLEASELTD from the coding sequence ATGGACGGGATTCTCGAGGAGATCGAGTTTCTCGCGCTGTCGGGGAATCGGATCGACGTGCTGAACGCCGTCAGTGCCACGCCCCGGACGCGACGGGAACTCGCGGAAATCACGGACGCGTCGCAGCCGACGCTCGGTCGGGTGCTCCGGGACTTCGACGATCGAAACTGGATCAGCCGGACCGGTGACGAGTACGAGGCGACGGCGACCGGCCGCCTCGTGGCCGACGGGATCACGGACCTCTACGACATCCTCGAGACTGAGTTGAAGCTCCGCGACATCGCCGCGTGGCTCCCCGAGGAGGCGATGACGTTCGATCTGCGACGGCTTCGGGACGCGACGATCGTCGTCCCGAGCCAGACGAGACCGAGTGCGCCAGTACGACGCGTGACGGATCTCGTCAGCCACGCCGATCGGGTCCGCGTCGTCTCCCACGCGTTCAACGAGCGCACGCTCGAGGGCGTCCGCGAACGCACGGTCGAAGAAGGGGGGACGTTCGAGGGGGTCTTCTCGGCGAGCGCGATCGAACCGGTCGCCGAGGACGCGGTGTTGCGACGACGCCTTCGAGACCTCACGACGGCAGCAAACGCGGACGTCCGGATCCACGACGGGGACGTGCCCCTCGCCGTGACCGTGGCCGACGGGGTCGTGAACATGCTGGTCCGCGACGACGACGGCATGTTGCAGGCGTCACTCGAAACCGACGACGAGACGGTTCGAGACTGGGCGCTCGAACTCCACGAGGGATACTGGGGGGACGCGCGGCCGCTCGAGGCGAGCGAACTCACGGACTAG
- a CDS encoding Mrp/NBP35 family ATP-binding protein, giving the protein MTADQLWGRLRAVEDPELGVDIVSLGLVTDVHVTDGTAAISLAFNAPLSPAEWTMCDEVRALCRGVGLEPRIYADADDRRDPFPGVKNAIAIGTTDPDARTGLVTANLAMGLASLGARVGVIDCRIDESGETWLETADPPDLSADPIVPPTVREVPVVRLGPAIPDGDDPPSGETVFELVFPPILEALEWGPLDYLLATLPEGTDRIPRVVVEAAPIDGTIAVASADADPTAVRTMIETFDTLESSMLGVLGTVDGLSSGSDGRASGHEWWVDRPGPVSGCPPLGIVPCDRSTLATPADLSRCTGPDAARASGDDRSPFRRLAVSVADRVGAVNRQGVAQRQRA; this is encoded by the coding sequence ATGACAGCAGATCAGCTATGGGGTCGGCTTCGTGCAGTCGAAGACCCGGAACTGGGAGTGGATATCGTTTCGCTGGGACTCGTGACGGACGTTCACGTCACGGACGGGACCGCTGCAATCTCCCTCGCGTTCAACGCCCCGCTGTCACCTGCGGAGTGGACGATGTGCGACGAGGTCCGTGCGCTCTGTCGCGGCGTCGGACTCGAGCCACGAATTTACGCCGACGCGGACGATCGACGCGATCCCTTCCCTGGCGTCAAGAACGCGATCGCGATCGGAACGACCGACCCCGACGCCCGAACGGGGCTCGTGACCGCGAATCTGGCCATGGGCCTCGCGTCGCTCGGCGCTCGCGTCGGCGTGATCGACTGTCGGATCGACGAGAGCGGCGAGACCTGGCTCGAAACGGCCGATCCGCCGGATCTCTCGGCCGACCCGATCGTTCCTCCGACCGTCAGGGAGGTTCCGGTCGTCCGTCTCGGCCCGGCGATCCCGGACGGCGACGACCCGCCGTCGGGCGAGACCGTCTTCGAACTCGTCTTTCCGCCCATCCTGGAGGCACTCGAGTGGGGTCCGCTCGACTACCTGCTCGCGACGCTCCCGGAGGGAACCGATCGGATTCCGCGAGTCGTCGTCGAAGCGGCGCCGATCGACGGGACGATCGCGGTCGCATCCGCCGACGCGGACCCGACGGCCGTTCGAACGATGATCGAGACGTTCGATACGCTCGAATCCTCGATGCTCGGCGTCCTCGGGACCGTCGACGGTCTTTCGAGTGGCTCCGACGGGCGGGCGAGCGGACACGAATGGTGGGTCGATCGTCCCGGACCAGTCTCAGGGTGTCCGCCGCTCGGAATCGTCCCGTGCGATCGGAGTACGCTCGCAACGCCAGCGGATCTGTCCCGTTGTACTGGCCCCGACGCGGCGAGAGCGAGCGGGGACGATCGGTCGCCGTTCCGGCGACTCGCCGTGTCGGTCGCGGACCGCGTCGGGGCGGTCAACCGGCAAGGCGTCGCTCAGCGACAACGCGCCTGA
- a CDS encoding electron transfer flavoprotein subunit beta/FixA family protein — translation MTWTIVVGIKQVPDADEVGIDPDTGRLDRASAPAVMNGPDRHALEAALTIRDAVDGEVIAMTMGPPNATSILEEAVAMGCDDAVLISDRAFAGSDTWPTSLTLARAAAELGADVVVAGEETTDSSTGQVPPGIAAHNGWAQLTYAEAVDPRPEEGRLVARRDVEGGYELVAAELPVVVAVAFGEFDPRPAPLHRKIYGENDFEPTVWDAEDLGIEDEVGLDVSPTSVGRMETVDPVERKNEVVDDVDDLAEAITEVTA, via the coding sequence ATGACATGGACGATCGTCGTCGGGATCAAGCAGGTGCCCGACGCTGACGAGGTCGGCATCGATCCCGACACGGGGCGACTCGACAGGGCGAGCGCGCCCGCGGTCATGAACGGCCCCGATCGGCACGCGCTCGAGGCGGCCCTGACGATTCGGGACGCGGTCGACGGCGAGGTGATCGCGATGACGATGGGGCCGCCGAACGCGACGAGCATCCTCGAGGAGGCCGTCGCGATGGGCTGTGACGACGCGGTCCTGATCTCCGATCGAGCGTTCGCGGGCAGCGACACGTGGCCGACGAGCCTCACGCTCGCGCGCGCAGCGGCGGAACTCGGGGCCGACGTGGTCGTCGCCGGCGAGGAGACCACGGACTCCTCGACGGGGCAGGTTCCGCCGGGTATCGCGGCCCACAACGGCTGGGCGCAGTTGACCTACGCCGAGGCGGTCGATCCGCGGCCGGAGGAGGGACGACTCGTCGCCAGACGCGACGTCGAGGGCGGGTACGAACTCGTCGCCGCCGAGTTGCCGGTCGTCGTCGCCGTCGCGTTCGGCGAGTTCGACCCCCGGCCGGCACCGCTCCACCGCAAAATATACGGCGAAAACGACTTCGAGCCGACCGTCTGGGACGCCGAGGACCTCGGGATCGAGGACGAGGTCGGACTCGACGTCTCGCCGACGTCGGTCGGCCGGATGGAGACCGTCGATCCGGTCGAGCGGAAGAACGAGGTGGTCGACGACGTCGACGACCTCGCCGAGGCCATCACGGAGGTGACGGCATGA
- a CDS encoding DUF6517 family protein yields the protein MTTSRRAFLAAGAVGGLSLTAGCLDFVRGTEPLEFHADRVAPTQSTLDDTDYEEREVREEAIDESVDVGVEREVSASVWLSTYTKTVGYKGQQMEASLFAAISIPSMEVAGRSLNPLDDMTNEELLDEFLGEMDGEHGQVEDVEHDESFTLEVLDETRDVDVFVGETEIYGERVDVELRMTSFDHEGDILVLLGSYPEMLADEGPAVEELMESVEHPVSN from the coding sequence ATGACCACGTCTCGACGCGCGTTTCTCGCCGCAGGAGCAGTAGGCGGACTCTCACTGACAGCGGGATGTCTCGATTTCGTCCGCGGGACCGAACCGCTCGAGTTCCACGCGGACCGCGTCGCACCGACACAGTCGACGCTCGACGACACGGACTACGAGGAGCGGGAGGTCCGAGAAGAGGCGATCGACGAGAGCGTCGACGTCGGCGTCGAGCGAGAGGTCAGTGCGTCCGTCTGGCTCTCGACGTACACGAAGACGGTGGGGTACAAGGGCCAACAGATGGAGGCAAGCCTGTTTGCAGCCATCTCGATACCGTCGATGGAGGTCGCTGGCCGATCGCTCAACCCCCTCGACGACATGACGAACGAGGAACTCCTCGACGAATTCCTCGGCGAGATGGACGGCGAACACGGCCAAGTCGAGGACGTCGAACACGACGAGTCGTTCACGCTGGAGGTGCTTGACGAGACGCGCGACGTCGACGTCTTCGTCGGCGAAACCGAGATCTACGGCGAGCGCGTCGACGTCGAACTCAGGATGACCTCGTTCGATCACGAGGGCGACATCCTCGTGTTGCTGGGGAGCTATCCCGAGATGCTCGCCGACGAGGGGCCGGCGGTCGAGGAGTTGATGGAGTCGGTCGAACACCCGGTCTCGAACTGA
- a CDS encoding electron transfer flavoprotein subunit alpha/FixB family protein, whose product MTDDGPAIDPGEYEDVWVFVEEHDGDVMPVSWELLAEAERLTEQTGDDLVALAIGEDLADVAEEAIARGADRVLVADDPVFEPYRADPYGEQFRAMVEERKPSIVLIGGTHTGRDFAGRVAVPAHAGLTADVTEIDVDDEGILQARRPAFGGDILATILCEEHRPQMATIRPGVFEAAEPDPDRTDGEVVEVDVVVDDAISEVLERSVGDTADITEADRIVAVGHGVEGDLEPARELAEALDAELAASRAAVDEGWIDGARQVGQTGKTVRPELYVAVGISGAIQHVEGMNKSETVVAINTDPNAPIFDHADYGIVGDLFEVCPALADRLGDEPIQEVVQ is encoded by the coding sequence ATGACCGACGACGGACCCGCGATCGATCCGGGCGAGTACGAGGACGTCTGGGTGTTCGTCGAGGAACACGACGGCGACGTGATGCCCGTCTCCTGGGAACTCCTCGCGGAGGCCGAACGACTGACCGAGCAGACCGGCGACGATCTGGTTGCGCTGGCGATCGGCGAGGACCTAGCGGACGTGGCCGAGGAGGCGATCGCCCGCGGTGCCGATCGTGTGCTGGTCGCCGACGACCCGGTCTTCGAACCCTACCGCGCCGATCCGTACGGCGAACAGTTCCGCGCGATGGTCGAAGAACGGAAGCCCTCGATCGTCCTGATCGGCGGCACGCACACCGGCCGGGACTTCGCGGGCCGGGTCGCCGTCCCAGCCCACGCCGGCCTCACCGCCGACGTGACCGAGATCGACGTCGACGACGAGGGGATCCTGCAGGCCCGCCGGCCCGCGTTCGGCGGCGACATCCTCGCGACGATCCTCTGTGAGGAGCATCGGCCGCAGATGGCGACGATCCGGCCGGGCGTCTTCGAGGCTGCCGAACCGGATCCCGACCGGACCGACGGCGAGGTCGTCGAGGTCGACGTCGTCGTCGACGACGCGATCAGCGAGGTCCTCGAACGATCGGTCGGCGACACTGCGGACATCACGGAGGCCGATCGGATCGTGGCGGTCGGCCACGGCGTCGAGGGCGACCTCGAACCGGCCCGCGAACTGGCCGAGGCCCTCGACGCCGAACTCGCGGCGAGTCGCGCGGCGGTCGACGAGGGCTGGATCGACGGCGCGCGACAGGTCGGCCAGACCGGCAAGACGGTCAGGCCGGAGCTGTACGTCGCGGTCGGGATCAGCGGCGCGATCCAGCACGTCGAGGGAATGAACAAGAGCGAGACGGTCGTCGCGATCAACACCGATCCGAACGCACCGATCTTCGACCACGCCGACTACGGCATCGTGGGCGACCTCTTCGAGGTCTGTCCCGCGCTGGCCGATCGACTCGGAGACGAGCCGATCCAGGAGGTGGTACAATGA
- a CDS encoding helix-turn-helix domain-containing protein — MSRERTATERSGGHLRAVFTIEPHPETNCAVLASGSRGENVSQAIVCRDGTCERGCQCRSAVTLANSGDRQFVGGAVRDRCICPVFRSHDCIASIERFEAGTLEVELTVPDRSELETIVAALRETGASVRLRRLTAPSSESDGQRLKLDLNGITDKQRETALTAVKSGYYETPRRTDLDELADRLDVSKSAVSQRLSAVESTLVTSLVDRDPGG, encoded by the coding sequence ATGTCGCGAGAACGCACGGCGACCGAGCGATCCGGCGGTCACCTCCGGGCGGTGTTCACGATCGAACCGCACCCGGAGACCAACTGTGCGGTCCTCGCCTCGGGCTCTCGCGGTGAGAACGTGAGTCAGGCCATCGTTTGCCGGGACGGCACCTGTGAACGCGGTTGCCAGTGTCGATCGGCGGTGACGCTCGCGAACAGCGGCGACAGACAGTTCGTCGGGGGAGCCGTTCGAGACCGGTGTATCTGCCCGGTCTTTCGGTCCCACGACTGTATCGCGTCGATCGAACGCTTCGAGGCGGGCACCCTCGAGGTCGAACTCACTGTCCCCGATCGATCGGAACTCGAGACCATCGTCGCCGCACTTCGTGAGACCGGTGCGTCGGTGCGGCTCCGGCGTCTCACGGCCCCGTCCAGTGAGAGCGACGGCCAGCGTCTGAAACTCGACCTGAACGGAATCACCGACAAACAGCGAGAGACCGCCCTGACTGCCGTCAAATCCGGCTACTACGAGACGCCTCGACGGACCGATCTCGACGAACTGGCCGATCGGCTCGACGTCTCGAAGTCGGCCGTCTCCCAGCGGCTCTCGGCCGTCGAATCGACGCTGGTCACGTCGCTGGTCGACCGAGATCCCGGAGGATAG
- a CDS encoding DMT family transporter, whose translation MNRRTIAFFVLSSLFFGGTFVAAKAGLEYFPPLLFVALRFDVAAVVLLSYVLATSTRDDLLPSTRGDVTGIFATGVLVIGLTNALLFVGQQYATSAVAAIVFSLNPILTPVFAAVLLSDERLSARGAIGMGLGLLGVALVVSPDPATLAGGDAVGKAILFAGAISAALGAVLIRRAEPTLTSTVRIAWGLPLAALLTHGFAWSAGESTATIAWTPAAVLSLGYVAVVAGVLAYIAYFALLDSAGAIRSNLVFYVVPVVSTIGGWALLGESIAPLAVVGFLTIFAGFAVLGTESIDVRPRLPDLPARFRTIEDQPPQEEPRGFRSD comes from the coding sequence GTGAACCGTCGGACGATCGCCTTCTTCGTCCTGTCGAGCCTGTTCTTCGGCGGGACGTTCGTCGCGGCCAAGGCCGGACTCGAATACTTCCCGCCCCTGCTGTTCGTCGCCCTCCGGTTCGACGTCGCGGCCGTCGTCCTGCTGAGCTACGTCCTCGCCACGTCCACGCGGGACGACCTGCTCCCGTCGACCCGGGGCGACGTCACGGGAATCTTCGCGACCGGCGTGCTCGTGATCGGCCTGACGAACGCCCTGCTGTTCGTCGGCCAGCAGTACGCCACCAGCGCCGTCGCCGCGATCGTCTTCAGCCTCAACCCGATCCTGACCCCGGTGTTCGCGGCCGTCCTCCTTTCGGACGAACGGCTCTCGGCCCGCGGCGCGATCGGGATGGGGCTCGGCCTCCTCGGCGTCGCGCTCGTGGTCAGCCCTGACCCCGCGACGCTGGCCGGCGGCGACGCCGTCGGCAAAGCCATCCTGTTCGCGGGCGCGATTAGCGCGGCGCTCGGTGCCGTGCTCATCCGGCGGGCCGAGCCCACCCTCACGAGTACGGTCCGGATCGCGTGGGGACTCCCCCTGGCCGCACTGCTCACCCACGGCTTCGCCTGGTCCGCCGGCGAATCGACGGCGACGATCGCGTGGACGCCGGCGGCCGTCCTGTCGCTCGGCTACGTCGCCGTCGTCGCGGGCGTGCTCGCGTACATCGCTTACTTCGCCCTCCTCGACTCGGCGGGTGCGATCCGATCGAACCTCGTCTTCTACGTCGTCCCGGTTGTCTCGACGATCGGGGGCTGGGCCCTGCTCGGTGAGTCGATCGCACCGCTCGCGGTGGTCGGTTTCCTGACGATCTTCGCCGGCTTCGCGGTGCTAGGTACCGAGTCGATCGACGTCCGGCCGCGACTTCCCGACCTGCCTGCGAGGTTCCGAACGATCGAGGATCAACCCCCGCAGGAGGAACCGAGAGGGTTCAGGTCGGACTGA